One window of Triticum dicoccoides isolate Atlit2015 ecotype Zavitan chromosome 5A, WEW_v2.0, whole genome shotgun sequence genomic DNA carries:
- the LOC119304127 gene encoding uncharacterized protein LOC119304127: protein MEKKLPLPLPLAHGEGLWARPWRWAKTAFFLVSMLASLLLVCAPPLLVVLLDLLLPPALLSNFLRASSAHTLLDQARGFHFRSSLVDLPAVSAARSLLILCAYTACGGGAAYLWVAAACSVGSLFYVLAKAVAVFGVPADGAAGLELHGKGQLLAVEAMFLMSLALAAAHLAMAYRASSREKRRLHVVYRIDIEAVRLKGTHTPKSLKQCIV from the exons ATGGAGAAgaagctgccgctgccgctgccgctggcgCACGGGGAGGGGCTGTGGGCGCGGCCCTGGCGGTGGGCCAAGAccgccttcttcctcgtctccaTGCTCGCCTCGCTGCTCCTCGTCTGCGCGCCGCcgctcctcgtcgtcctcctcgacCTGCTCCTCCCGCCCGCGCTCCTCTCCAACTTCCTCCGCGCCTCCTCCGCACACACCCTCCTCGACCAGGCCAGGGGCTTCCACTTCCGCTCCTCCCTCGTCGACCTCCCCGCCGTCTCCGCCGCCCGCTCCCTCCTCATCCTCT GCGCCTACACGGCGTGCGGCGGAGGCGCGGCCTACCTGTGGGTGGCGGCGGCCTgcagcgtcggctccctcttctaCGTCCTCGCCAAGGCCGTCGCCGTCTTCGGCGTGCCGGCCGACGGCGCCGCCGGCCTCGAGCTGCACGGCAAGGGCCAGCTCCTCGCCGTGGAGGCCATGTTCCTCATGTCGCTCGCGCTCGCCGCCGCGCACCTCGCCATGGCATACCGGGCCAGTAGCCGGGAGAAGCGCCGGCTGCACGTCGTCTACAGAATCGACATCGAAGCA GTAAGGTTAAAAGGAACCCACACGCCCAAGTCGCTGAAGCAATGCATCGTATGA